atagtgcaattaatatttttataataaaggGTAAAACAggaataataaaattataatcgTTCCGTTCCGTTCACTATTCAAACAATAAAGTGGTAAATTTGTTCCGCTCCATCATAAAATATCAAAACAATGGTAAGAGACTTTTACTCCACTCCATCTCATTCCATTCTGTTCCATTATATTTCATTCTATTCCGCTCCATTAagttccatcaatccaaacatagcctaccAGAACAGGTTAAGATCTTATCATGagtttcaatttcttttttcttctattgGACAAGGAAGACAAAAGAACACACTCCCGCCCAATGACCGAACACGAAAGAATACCAAACCCAACACCCTCGACCTCCCTTCTCCTCATTTCCCTTCTTTTCTTTCCCTCGAAGTCCAGAACAGAACTCGGAAACAATCCCTTTCCGCAAACACCCATCTCAAGCAAAgcatctttctcttctctccttCCTCTATATCACCACCAATCATGTTCCTCTTCAATTCACTCCCAACATACACCCATACGCAAAAGCCTCTCCCCCTTTCTCTCACATTCAATCATCACCGCCCTTTCGGTTCACAAAAATGGCCGCCCTAGAATCCGGTTCAGCTCGGCTCGCCCCGTTCAAGTACTCGGACCGGGTCCAGCTGAAGGTCCTCCTCGACGGCGGGGCCGAGCTCGCGGGGAAGAGAGTGGTGGTCGGCGGCTGGGTGAAGTCGTCGAAGGAGGTCGAGAAGTCTGCGCCTCCTCCACCGTTGACGGACGAGACAAAAACGGAGGACGTGTCGTGCGTGGAGATTATTCAGTCTCGCATCCCTTTGATTCGTAACATTTTGGAGGTTTTCGGAGGAAGTGGTTATGCCGCACGCAAAAAACGTGACCCTGTTCCTCCTAAGCCTATGCTTCCCAAGCCTTCCATTGCCTATCTGCTACTCACGGATGGCTCCTGCGTTGCCACCCTTCAGGTCCATGCCTTTCATCACTACTCTATTTAGCTATGTTTCccttcttttaattttgttttaaaaatatgaaaaaactAAGCTAAAGCCTAAAGTTGATCATCATTCTAGCAGGAAAAGTGATCAATTCCCAAATTTAAGTTTTGCTCATGGAAAAGCCAAATTTGGCTTCACAAAACACTAAAATGGAACTTTAACATGTAATCAAACATAGATTAATTGAAGGGGAGCCTTGGTGCCACGATAAAGTTGTGATCATGTGACTCACTTCAAGTCCTGAAAACAACCTTTTATATAAAACATAGGGTAATGCCGGGCACAATACACCAAAAGGGAGGTGATGATCATTTTCAGACCCTGCGCGGGAGTTTTAATTTGTGCACGGGGCTGGCCTTTTAAACATAGATTAATAATTCTATGTTTTATGCATACTTTAACCTCCACTTTTCTTCAATGTAATTTTTGTTTTCTCAATAACTCACTTTTTGTTGCCTCACATCCTGAATCACACATTTCATTTCTCTGTTCTCTTCCTACTTTGTCTGTAATATACTCCTAGTAGGAGTGTTTTCTAATCTCTTTCCACAAACTAATACCCGTTTTAATTATGTTTATAGAAACTATTGTAGTATGTTTTCCTTCCTGTTCTAGTTTTTCCAAAAcatatttaaatttttgaaaGGCAATTCTAATGCATTTCATGGCTTAATTGATGAATTATTGTTGGCCTTTTATTAGATTTGTATAAAGACTACTTTTTTTTAAGTATAACTGTATAAGGGTGCTTATGGATAAACTTTGAAAAACTGTATGACTTTTTTAGAGTATTACTCAtatattacttttttttcttaatttatgagaaaaaatactaaaattagttttttgtaatattttctctttttagtCTCATtgaaaaacaacttaattagaTGTTCCAAAATTCTTAgacatattttgatttaaaaagtACTGTATCGAGAAAAAAGATTTAAGACAATGTCAGGGAGAAAAATTTCTGGTTAGATGTTTTAATTTGACACTGCACAACGAaagcaaaatatatttttattaagtaaTGTCATTTGGTTTATAATGTGTAATGTTTCATgtacacctctcttttgaggtggagaggtggaattgtgagagagatagaaagaaaagaaaaagtaagagagaaaaaatatgaaatgtAATAGATGatgagatgagagagatagaaataaaaagaggtggaaattgagtgtttgaaaaatgaggtgtgtatatatcattactcgtttATAATATGAAGACTACATTTAGAGCACATATTTCGTGTCACATGGCTACTTAtcttaaattcaaaaaaattatatgtgcTTATCTTCTACATATTGGTTTTAGAGCATCAAACTGAGAATTTTATGGCTTATTAATGTTCcttctttcattttttgtttctcattGTTTTTTAAAACCTTTTAGGTTGTGGTTGATTCCTCAGTAGCTTCACCCAGCTGTCTTCTGCCTACTGGAACCAGTATATTAGTGGAAGGTCTGCTAGAAAGGCCATCAGCAGAGGGGAAGCATGTTATTGAGCTCAAAGCTGACAAAGTTCTTTACATTGGGGCAGTAGAAGTTGACAAGTATCCATTAACAAAGAAACGAGTTCAACTGGATATTCTAAGAGATTACTCCCAATTTCGGCCTCGAACAACAACGGTGAAATTATATATCACCTtgatatttttcttattttaatcaTCTTGCTTATCTTTTGCAAAGTAGAATGTTCTCCAGGCTAGCTCATTAGATTTTCTGACAACGTAACTGGCACATGTAAAGCTTGATATTGTTGACTCTTCCTTTGTTCCTTATAACTAAGAACTGCATTTTACTTTTATGAAACATAATATAACCTTTTTGGTTTATAACTTAATTAGCATAACTTGATCTTACCATTTTTATTCTGGTTCTTCTTGACCTTACCATATAGAATTATTTATGTACACATGTTGCATGGTACAGTATCTGAACATGTGATGGAATCAAGAACATAGATAGTGATTTTATTCAGGAACTGAGTCTGAATTCTCAGAATTGAGAACCAGAGCTCCAAGATACAACAATGGTGGAAATGGAAAAAACCCTAACACCCCTCTGGATTTCGAGAGTCCAGTCCTCTCCAACAACTAACTGATTCCCTAACTGCCTAACAACCCTTTCCCTCTATTTATATATGTATTTCCTAACTAACTCAACAACTTGACTAGTTACTATACTAGTTACTTATTTCCCAACTGGTATAACAGAAGAAAGGTTTACACATTCACAACAGCCTTCTTCTTATTTCTCCTTTCATAAACCTTCTTGATTGGAGGTCGATAGTCGATACTCATCAACATGTTTtcaaaaaatgtaattttaatgCCCAGAAATGACTGTAGTAATTCATTAGATCTGAAGGATAGAATTTTAAAACAGTATTGGATATTATTAGCAAGTGCATATTCTGTTTTTACTATGATcctgttgaaacttgaaatgcAGCAATGTAGCACCTTTTTCTGTATCTAaagaaattgtaaaaaattataCTTGAGCATTGTGTTCTACTTCTAGGGGAGTGTTGGGTTGAAATAGGTcatatttattttcttgttgTACATATTTCTTCATTACATGCTTGCCAGTGATCCAATAGCATGTTAGTCATCTTATTATTTGTATCAGAGTTTTTAATAATGAAAAGTTTAGCCTTCACctgtgtttttttttggttaaatgATGTGTGGCCTGTATATTAGGTGGCTACTGTCATGCGAATTCGCAGTGCTCTGTCTTCCGCAACTCACTCATTTTTCAAGGACAATGCATTTTTTGATGTGCAACTGCCAATTATAACAACCACAGACTGTGAAGGATTTAGCAACATGTTCCAGGTTACTACCCTGGATCAGAAAGCAGAAAAGGAGAAGCTAAATACCATTTATGAGACTCAAGGTGTTAACCTTGAACATGTGAAGGAAGCTGCAAAGGAGAAAAGCAACCTGGTCGAAACTTTAAAAAGAAGTGAAAGCAATAGGGAGGCACTGACTGCTGCAATTCAGGATCTGCGGAAAACAAATGAACTGGCATCACAAATTGAAgcaagagaaaagagaaaattaggAACTTCATCAAAGAATGTAAAAGAAGACTCTTTGAAAGACTTTTTCCTTTCCAAAGCTTATTTGACTGTCTCTGGCCGTTTACATCTCGAGAGCTATGCATGTGCTCTTGGTAGTGTCTACTCATTTGGACCTAGATTTCAAGCAGATGAAACAGATTCTGCAAAACATGCTGCGGAAATGTGGATGGTTGAGGTTGAAATGGCTTTTGCTAAATTAAAGGTATCACCTTTTCCCTCTGCAGGATTACTTTTTAAGATACTCAATATATCGCATAACATCTATCGATTTAGTAAAAATCCTACTGCTTATTACATACAATTACAATGCAACTTTACTGAGATTGCTATTTTCATCCTATAAAGATACTGAACATCTGATCCACCCCATTGATTTAAGTtttattccaaaactataaattCACTAATGTATTTTGTAATATTTTGTTCTAGTATTTAGGATAAAGATGAATGCTGCATATAGACTGAACTAACAAGGCATAAATATTCAAGAAGCTGCAAAACTTTAATAATTTCTTGATGTCGTTGAATGATACTGAGGCAAAAGTATTAATGGCTACATATTAATgataggtgcccactagggtgggcaagttTCATTTTGGTCCGCCCATGGACCACCCTTTTTTCCCGGATTTCTCAGGTTAGTGGGTGAAAGGGTAATGTTTGTTGAATTTGCAAAGAAGGACTTCGTGAATACCCTAATGCGTAGGCCCCTCCATGCAAATCGTAATTACAATTACCCAATAACCTATCAGAAGCTTTTCTTTCATCGTCTTGTTGATTGTACATCCTGTTCTTTGTATCCTTCGTGTGTTCTTATCTGGAAATACAACACACATAAACCCAATCTCCTTCCTCCAGAAGCAAAATCGCCATCTTCACCCTCTTCTGAGAGCtggatttgccaccccaaccattagatttcacacccctcattttcggattttcaagttccgaattatttcggaatcttagattccgaaattaattcgtgatttgtagtgcaaaatacatgtaacaccccacttttgagTGTAAAAAtgcttcggaaaccttatttccgaaatatttcggaaactaagtttccgtaagtggggtggcatttctaatgagtggggtgccaaatctaatgatcccctcttcttccacctcttccCCTCTCGCTCCGCCGCATCTGCATCTCATCATGACTCCTCGTCTCCGTCTCTCCCGACTCGCCGCGTTCTCTTGGCCGCAGAACAGACCAGCAGCCACTACGAAGTGCTGCAGAGGAAAGCGAGGCTCCACTCGAATCTGTCCACCTCACAAGCCAGAACGGAGGTTTACAAGGCAAATCGGAGGTTTCCACGGTCAGATAAGAGGTTTCCACGACTAGATCAATTGTTCAAGCACTAGATCAAAGCTTCCGGCAGCAGATAAATGACATGCAGATCGGAGCTTCACCTCTTCGTCGCCTGTTGTTCATTTTTGTTCATCTTctgtaataaaaattaaatcttTCATCTTTATGTAAATTTTTCGATTTTTTGGTTAGTGAATTAATTAATGATTTTAGTTCTGATTTGCTtttgttcatcttcctcttcatttCTGCTAAAGTTCCCTCTTTTTTTGGTTGATTAAGGTGAGAGAAAGAACATTATTTTGAGGGATCCTAAATGGGATTCCTAAATCGATGGTTCTGATTTGGATTGCTACTGTATGTGCAATCTGGTATCACAGAAATAATTCCGTGTTCAGAGATGAGGTAGTGGAGGTGGACAGAATCTTTGAATCTTTAAATTTGTGCAATTCAGGACATGGTTTTGGCTAAAAGCAAAAGTAAGGGGTTTTTCTGCATCTCATTATGAATGGATCTCAAATCCCAATTACTGTATTAATGTGGTGGGGGAGTGAAGGTGATGATTATCTGTCGAGGTTAATTTTCTGGCGACATGTGATGAATGTCCAGTGTTGAATTTTGAGACTTGCAGGACTATTTATTTAGCTTGGTTAATGGACCTATAGTCATGAGTTACTGTTTTGTGCTTTGCTGGTGTGGTAGGAATCTCTTGGTGCAGGGAAGGTGCTGGTGTGCATTAATATTCTGGTGGTGTCACGATTAGGATCTCCCTTGGATTAATATTTCTTGCTGGTTGCGTGATGGAGTTTTTGCTGGGTATTTGTTTCTTGTCTAACCCATGGGGGCAACTAGTAGTGGAGCTGAATGAAATGGAGAAGAGAAATGGTCAAATGGGGTACACAGTGTGCGGATAATACCAAATGAAATGGAGAAGAGAAATGGTCAAATGGGGTATACAGTGTAAGGATAATACCCATACAGGTGGGAAATGAAATGGAGAAAAGAATTGGAGATGAGATGCAGAGAGACATGAGAAATGGAGATGATATGATCAGAAATGGAGATGAATTAGTGCGTTTTAGAAGAGTGGTAACATCATAGTGCTGACatcagagagagaaagagggtgaTTTCAGAAGGGTTTCTttgcaattttttaaattaatgtcaCTTGCATCTAAATAACCCATATTCCAGGTGAAAGGTTGAAAATCCTCACCActgaattaaaatattatatatagacGGTACAGATAGGtggtccatgggtggaccaAAATGAAacttgtccaccctagtgggaaccTTAATGATATTGATGTCTTTGCTAACGTATTGCCCAATTAAATTTTTGTCATAGATGTAGTCTGTATTCTAGGATCCACATAGCAGAATATAACAAAGGTCCTGTTTTTATTCTAGTTTGACTTTCAATTAAGTTATATTCTTCAATTATATATACGATTTATTTACTATTAGATTTATATTACATTTCGATTGAGTAGGGGGCTAGTTTGATGATGTGTTGCTCCACTAAATTACCAATTATGGCATTTTACCTTCTGTTCTAAgcttttataaaaacatttaaaaTTGTTCAAATCGTTGTTCCTTCAATTTAAGTTTTTAAGTTGTTTCTAGTATCCTTATTGGCAGGTTTTTCTATCATTTCATAGCATGTTGTACTTTGTGCTACTTGCAGGATTCCATGAACTGCGCTAATGACTTATTCAAGCACCTCTGCAGGTGGGTTTTGGAAAATTGCTCTGAAGATATCAAGTTTGTTGCTAAAAGAATTGACTGCACGTGCGTTGATCGTCTTCGGCATGTTATATCAAGTTCCCCTGAAATGATATCCTATAATGAAGCTATAAATGTTTTCAAAAAGGTAGGTGCTAACAAATGCTGATTAACATAGTTTGATTTCTTCCaccctttttccttttcttctcaatgataaaaaaaatgttctTTCTGATGTTCATTAAGTTGTCCTTGCAGGCTGAAGATAAGAAATTTGGAACAAAGTTTGATTGGGGTGTTGTACTCAATTCGGAACACCTAAGGTATATGGACGTTATTATTATCTGATATTCAACAGGACAGAAGTAATGCCGTCACAAATTTGAGTTACTCACTGTTCTGTTTTTGTCATTGCAGCTATCTAGCTGATACCATCTACAAAAAGCCGGTTATGGTATACAATTATCCAAAAGAAGCTAAGCCATTTTACGTTCATGTGAATGATGATGGAATGGTAGCTGCATTTGACCTGGTTGTCCCAAAGGTATTGCCAAAAGTGACTGCTAGTATGGTGGTGTGTGTGGATTGATTGGTACATGCATGTGTGTGAGGACTATTGCGTGTTGAAAGAGCGCACAGTTTTGTTTGTAATTGTTGTTGTTGACCAGTGTTTGAAAATCTTTGCAGGTGGGAACAATAATTTCTGGTAGCCAAAATGAGGAACGGCTTAACATGATAAGCTCGAGGTACTGCTTCTTCACCGTTTCCTTAGCTCATTTAACTTCAATGCATTATCACTGCTTGGGCAATGGCTTACTAATTTCTAACCAAACGTTTATGAACTTCAAAAAAAAGGGTTTCAGAAAAACTTTTTGGTCATAACTTACATAATTTAGCAAGCAGCTTACTTGGACATATTTATGATTGTTCTAACTTCTACCTTTAGAACTATGATAAACTATGATAAACAAGAAAAATGGTTTCCACTTTGTAGTCATTGACCTTTTTATACTAGCCTGAGAATTGAGAAAATTCATTGCAAATCTCTATATTTATTATAGTAGAACAAGAATTGCCTCTGAAATTTGCACAAGGTACTAGTTTCAATTATTTTGGTTTTCATGCTCGCTATATTAGTTCCATGTTTTCCCATAGATAAAAAGATGTTCATTTAATCTTACAATGTGTGATGTCAAGGATAAGAACTAATCTGAATAATTATAAGAATCAGATATGAAGGTTCTGAAACTTTACCATTTACATTACTTGGATCTCACTCTTCAGTGTTTCAAGTTCTTTACTTTTGTAATAATGTCGTACCCAAAAGCAAACTCATTTATTTATGTTACGTGATAAAATGtggaaaattttgtttttctgatTCTGTCTTGTATGGCAGAATTACCGAATTGGGTTTGCCACGAGAGAAGTATGAATGGTACTTGGATCTTCGTAGAAATGGAACAATCAAACACTCTGGGTTCACTCTAAGGTTTGACCTTATGGTCCTTTTTGCAACTGGCCTTAGCAATGTTAGGGATGTTATCCCTTTTCCAAGAAGTTATGGTAAGGCCAACAACTAATGAGATTTTGGCCAAGATTCAAGTTGCGGATTCAAACGTCCAATGTTTGTGACAGGAGGAAAGCAAGACACTGTATGATTATTGATTATGTAACATATACATGTATGCCAAATGTATATAAGGAATTATTGAAATGAAGTTGATCTAAGTCGTGTGAAGTGCTTTCTAGTGCAATATTGAATTCCCATATCAATGGGACATGACAGACAAAAAGTATATATTTACAACTCTCACATACAAATGTACATACGGAAGTGGAGAAGACAGTCGTTAAATCATTCAAATTTGTTTTCTGCTTGAACTGATGCATGTACTGACAGGCCTTTTATAGTttacaaaaaaatattgaaaacaaGGGTTAATCCTCAAACTGGTCTCTATCTTTGTCTCACCGTCTAAACtcggtccctccccggaaaattttaGCAAAAGATCTTCTATTTTGTAAAACGTCTGGAGCAAATCctcaccggagctccggtgaaAGTGCTAAGTGGCAGCCCAGAGCTGATTTGCCACGCCAATCAAAttagggttcttcttcttctcaaccTCTGGCATCAACACTGTCTGATGAAGTTAACAGCCAAGGCCTCGTTTGGTATATCGGTTTAGACTCGAAATTCAAGCCAAGAAGCTTAGCAGACTCAGATAAACGATTACAGTAGCAGAAAGAGAAGAACCAGGGGAAGTTCCAAGAGCCATAGTTGCTATCCTGAGATTCCTATGCCGGTAACAGTGCTGCCCATTGAATCCCTTGCACAATCCCAAAATCAAAATGTGAATCTTCTTGGCTATGGCTTCATATAGCTTGGTTTGCAATTACCACAACGCCACCACCCAGATCCAAAATTCACCCACGATGAACCACCACCAACAACTCAACCCTCACTTTGACTTCCTTGACCACATGCTCTCCACA
This portion of the Lotus japonicus ecotype B-129 chromosome 3, LjGifu_v1.2 genome encodes:
- the LOC130743247 gene encoding asparagine--tRNA ligase, cytoplasmic 2, with the protein product MAALESGSARLAPFKYSDRVQLKVLLDGGAELAGKRVVVGGWVKSSKEVEKSAPPPPLTDETKTEDVSCVEIIQSRIPLIRNILEVFGGSGYAARKKRDPVPPKPMLPKPSIAYLLLTDGSCVATLQVVVDSSVASPSCLLPTGTSILVEGLLERPSAEGKHVIELKADKVLYIGAVEVDKYPLTKKRVQLDILRDYSQFRPRTTTVATVMRIRSALSSATHSFFKDNAFFDVQLPIITTTDCEGFSNMFQVTTLDQKAEKEKLNTIYETQGVNLEHVKEAAKEKSNLVETLKRSESNREALTAAIQDLRKTNELASQIEAREKRKLGTSSKNVKEDSLKDFFLSKAYLTVSGRLHLESYACALGSVYSFGPRFQADETDSAKHAAEMWMVEVEMAFAKLKDSMNCANDLFKHLCRWVLENCSEDIKFVAKRIDCTCVDRLRHVISSSPEMISYNEAINVFKKAEDKKFGTKFDWGVVLNSEHLSYLADTIYKKPVMVYNYPKEAKPFYVHVNDDGMVAAFDLVVPKVGTIISGSQNEERLNMISSRITELGLPREKYEWYLDLRRNGTIKHSGFTLRFDLMVLFATGLSNVRDVIPFPRSYGKANN